From one Catenuloplanes nepalensis genomic stretch:
- a CDS encoding ABC transporter permease has translation MTAPTTAPSAYPPAVDELLRDALELSYELGGVPSRNQLMKRFRIGAPKATLLREALTDVATPRPGTAPVLGETPAPPVTVPDPAPVILPVESAPELTEDEMPPPREVSPLLSPAGHPGTEITADPTPPVAETAPAAPVTRKRPVTWPVLLLCLPAFVAIWGGWVEMGRLTGFGEVALLPGIADQVVLDTAITLPIGVETYAAYALYVWLSGMVSGAALRFARASAIGSLIIGALGQVAYHLMASWGWESAPWPVTAVVACIPVAVLGMGAALAHLMHHEN, from the coding sequence ATGACTGCCCCGACCACTGCCCCGAGCGCGTACCCGCCCGCTGTTGACGAGCTGCTGCGGGATGCGCTGGAGCTGTCCTACGAACTCGGTGGGGTTCCCTCCCGCAACCAGCTCATGAAGCGGTTCCGAATCGGTGCCCCGAAAGCCACGCTGCTGCGGGAGGCACTGACCGACGTCGCCACTCCCCGGCCCGGTACCGCGCCCGTCCTGGGCGAGACCCCGGCCCCGCCGGTCACCGTGCCGGACCCGGCACCGGTCATTCTGCCCGTCGAGTCCGCGCCGGAGCTGACCGAGGATGAGATGCCCCCGCCGCGTGAGGTGTCACCGCTGCTCTCTCCCGCCGGACACCCGGGCACGGAGATCACTGCTGACCCGACCCCGCCGGTCGCCGAGACCGCCCCGGCCGCGCCGGTGACGCGCAAGCGGCCGGTGACCTGGCCGGTGCTGCTGCTCTGCCTGCCCGCGTTCGTCGCGATCTGGGGCGGCTGGGTGGAGATGGGCAGGCTCACCGGGTTCGGTGAGGTCGCGCTACTGCCCGGCATCGCCGATCAGGTCGTGCTCGACACCGCGATCACGCTCCCCATCGGTGTCGAGACCTACGCGGCGTACGCCCTCTACGTGTGGCTGTCCGGGATGGTGTCCGGCGCGGCCCTGCGCTTCGCCCGCGCGTCCGCGATCGGCTCGCTGATCATCGGCGCGCTCGGCCAGGTCGCCTATCACCTGATGGCCTCGTGGGGCTGGGAGTCCGCCCCGTGGCCGGTCACCGCCGTGGTGGCCTGCATCCCGGTCGCCGTGCTCGGCATGGGCGCGGCCCTGGCGCACCTGATGCACCACGAGAACTAG
- a CDS encoding DUF3307 domain-containing protein, producing MFAAAFAALYAAHQLADHWVQTQHQADHKGAPGWRGRLACARHVVTYTLTAAAALAAVALTTGAVFDPAGVALGLAVSAVSHYIADRRTPLRVLADALGSGRFYRLGIPREGRDDNPSLGTGSYALDQSFHVLFLFIAALIIA from the coding sequence TTGTTCGCTGCCGCGTTCGCGGCGCTCTACGCGGCTCACCAGTTGGCCGACCACTGGGTGCAGACCCAGCACCAGGCCGACCACAAGGGCGCGCCCGGCTGGCGCGGCCGTCTCGCGTGCGCCCGGCACGTTGTCACCTACACCCTGACGGCCGCCGCCGCGCTGGCCGCCGTCGCGCTGACGACCGGCGCGGTGTTCGACCCGGCCGGGGTCGCGCTCGGCCTGGCGGTCTCCGCCGTGTCGCACTACATCGCCGACCGGCGCACGCCGCTGCGCGTGCTCGCTGACGCGCTCGGCTCGGGCCGCTTCTACCGGCTCGGCATCCCCCGCGAGGGCCGCGACGACAACCCGTCGCTCGGCACCGGCAGCTACGCGCTTGACCAGTCCTTCCACGTGCTCTTCCTGTTCATCGCCGCCCTGATCATCGCCTGA
- a CDS encoding NUDIX domain-containing protein — protein sequence MTFDLIEYTDPAVLTEGVAAGWAEPITDPTAIDWTARQRAALLPFEVTNGRPVSPGGPNRISYGRNGFGRWGENPMADALVTATFHDHLWVLLVERGDGAGWAMPGGSIDPGETPADAAVRELAEETGLYLPDATWTIDRPRWVPDPRGSAEAWAVTVVARTDLGGPERVPQVRGADDARRACWLPADPDIRNRVLAVFAESFGWTGHTFPAHRDVLNEVA from the coding sequence ATGACGTTCGACCTGATCGAGTACACCGACCCGGCCGTGCTCACCGAGGGCGTGGCCGCCGGATGGGCCGAGCCGATCACCGACCCCACGGCCATCGACTGGACGGCCCGGCAGCGCGCCGCGCTGCTGCCGTTCGAGGTGACCAACGGCCGCCCGGTCAGCCCCGGCGGCCCGAACCGGATCAGCTACGGCCGCAACGGGTTCGGCCGGTGGGGTGAGAACCCCATGGCTGACGCCCTGGTCACCGCGACGTTCCACGATCACCTGTGGGTGCTGCTGGTCGAGCGCGGGGACGGTGCCGGTTGGGCGATGCCCGGCGGCTCGATCGACCCCGGCGAGACCCCGGCTGACGCGGCCGTGCGGGAGCTGGCCGAAGAGACCGGCCTGTACCTGCCCGACGCGACCTGGACCATCGACCGGCCGCGCTGGGTGCCCGACCCGCGCGGCAGCGCTGAGGCGTGGGCCGTCACCGTCGTCGCCCGCACCGACCTGGGCGGCCCGGAGCGTGTGCCCCAGGTGCGCGGGGCGGACGACGCCCGCCGCGCGTGCTGGCTCCCGGCCGACCCGGACATCCGTAATCGCGTCCTGGCCGTCTTCGCCGAGTCGTTCGGCTGGACCGGTCACACCTTCCCCGCTCACCGCGACGTGCTCAATGAGGTGGCCTGA
- a CDS encoding bifunctional DNA primase/polymerase, which translates to MTGRWLGASAALGRAVPVDETYPHICGRPTNGTANNSNLLTHRDCAACAINRGPARPTAQPAQEDVVSDPALMLLAAYALAAEGLPVFFLGRTKRPVANCPNCPKGDPDHDPEACECLTCHGFYAASTDPDRIAAMRAAVPRGLLAIRTGGPIAVVDIDPRNGGRIVPELMPATRAVRTGSDGWHLYYAHPGGALGAKLHGYPGIDIKADGGYVVAPPSIHPGTGRPYRWIGDRPVAAMPPALADACRPTSEANTSRPFRVLLTGSRAWTDAAGITAVLDRLLRCHGPALTVVHGACVRGADAIAESWCRRNHVAVERYPADWSAGRRAGPARNAAMVATRPDLCIAFIRDASPGATGCADLAEQNGIPTLRGPRPLDLPDRPHATVTTLHGGRGISSPEALLEANLNAVRNAPRGQRRTRLYGAARGVARMVKAGAITHADAVNALTDVGREMGQPERDIRAAIIGGFRAESVATEGIAA; encoded by the coding sequence ATGACCGGCCGCTGGCTCGGCGCGAGCGCGGCCCTGGGCCGCGCCGTGCCGGTCGACGAGACGTATCCCCACATCTGCGGGCGGCCGACCAACGGCACGGCCAACAACTCGAACCTGCTCACGCACCGGGACTGCGCCGCATGCGCCATCAACCGCGGCCCGGCACGTCCCACCGCTCAACCTGCACAGGAGGACGTCGTGTCCGACCCTGCCCTGATGCTGCTGGCCGCGTACGCGCTGGCCGCTGAGGGACTGCCCGTGTTCTTCCTCGGGCGCACCAAACGCCCTGTCGCCAACTGCCCCAACTGCCCGAAAGGCGATCCGGACCACGATCCGGAAGCCTGCGAATGCCTTACCTGTCACGGCTTCTACGCCGCGTCCACCGACCCGGACCGCATCGCCGCGATGCGCGCGGCCGTGCCGCGCGGTCTGCTCGCGATCCGGACCGGCGGGCCGATCGCCGTGGTCGACATCGACCCGCGCAACGGCGGCCGGATCGTGCCCGAGCTGATGCCGGCAACCCGCGCCGTGCGGACCGGGAGCGACGGGTGGCACCTGTACTACGCCCACCCCGGCGGCGCCCTGGGCGCCAAGCTCCACGGGTATCCCGGCATCGACATCAAGGCCGATGGCGGCTACGTCGTCGCCCCACCGTCGATCCACCCCGGCACCGGGCGGCCGTACCGGTGGATCGGGGACCGGCCGGTCGCGGCCATGCCCCCGGCGCTGGCCGACGCGTGCAGGCCGACGTCGGAAGCGAACACATCCCGCCCGTTCCGCGTGCTGCTGACCGGCTCCCGAGCCTGGACCGATGCTGCGGGTATCACCGCCGTTCTGGATCGTTTGCTGCGTTGTCACGGTCCGGCGCTGACCGTCGTGCACGGGGCTTGCGTCCGTGGTGCCGACGCGATCGCCGAATCGTGGTGCCGGCGAAATCACGTAGCGGTCGAGCGGTACCCGGCCGACTGGAGCGCCGGCCGGCGCGCTGGACCGGCCCGCAACGCGGCGATGGTCGCCACCCGCCCGGATCTGTGCATTGCGTTCATCCGCGATGCCTCCCCTGGTGCCACCGGATGCGCGGATCTGGCCGAACAGAACGGTATCCCCACCTTGCGCGGCCCTCGACCACTCGACCTGCCGGACCGCCCGCACGCCACCGTCACGACGCTGCACGGCGGGCGGGGCATCTCATCTCCTGAGGCACTGCTCGAAGCGAACCTCAACGCCGTGCGCAACGCCCCGCGCGGCCAGCGCCGCACGCGCCTCTACGGCGCGGCCCGTGGCGTGGCGCGCATGGTCAAGGCCGGAGCGATCACCCACGCCGACGCGGTCAACGCGCTGACCGACGTCGGCCGGGAGATGGGCCAACCCGAGCGCGACATCCGCGCGGCCATCATCGGCGGGTTCCGCGCGGAATCCGTTGCCACCGAAGGGATTGCCGCATGA
- a CDS encoding GntR family transcriptional regulator, which translates to MAVSRERRVPAWAQIADAVRAQISAGELAPEDRLPTEAELMARHDVARSTVRQALTALVNEGLIVPRAPRGYFVRNRKPLFYRPQQEFRAQPAYPEMDRFMADHSAEGREPKQEIEVAIVDPPADVRKRLNLAEGELAAVRRRIRYLDGEPYNTNDSYFPLAVVQGSEIMNPADIARGANEVLRELGYPQTRTLDEIYIRMPDPNEIKRLELGPGTPVACHICTGLCDDGTPIRVVVNILPGDRHVIVYERDGMELRK; encoded by the coding sequence ATGGCCGTGAGCAGGGAAAGAAGGGTTCCCGCGTGGGCGCAGATTGCCGACGCGGTCAGGGCTCAGATCTCCGCAGGCGAACTTGCGCCGGAGGATCGATTGCCAACCGAAGCGGAGTTGATGGCACGGCACGACGTCGCGCGTTCAACGGTTCGTCAGGCTCTCACGGCCCTTGTCAATGAAGGGCTGATTGTGCCTCGCGCGCCGCGCGGCTACTTCGTAAGGAACCGCAAGCCGCTGTTTTATCGGCCCCAACAAGAGTTCCGGGCGCAACCCGCGTATCCAGAGATGGATCGCTTTATGGCCGACCATTCCGCAGAAGGACGGGAGCCTAAGCAGGAGATCGAGGTAGCCATCGTTGACCCCCCGGCAGACGTGCGAAAACGTCTAAATCTGGCCGAGGGTGAATTGGCTGCCGTGAGGCGCCGGATACGCTATCTCGACGGGGAGCCTTACAACACGAATGACAGCTATTTCCCGTTGGCTGTTGTTCAGGGTAGCGAAATCATGAATCCGGCGGATATAGCGCGTGGAGCAAATGAGGTACTGCGTGAGTTGGGTTACCCGCAGACCCGTACGCTCGACGAAATTTACATCAGAATGCCGGATCCCAACGAGATCAAGCGATTGGAACTCGGTCCAGGCACTCCGGTTGCTTGCCATATCTGTACGGGTTTATGTGATGATGGAACGCCGATCCGCGTTGTAGTAAACATCCTTCCTGGAGACCGCCACGTCATCGTTTACGAGCGCGACGGTATGGAGCTGAGGAAGTGA
- a CDS encoding GntR family transcriptional regulator yields MIEPDGPVPIYLQLADILAERIERGEWQPNRAIPSETQLVQEFGIARNTVRKAISVLRERGLVFTVPQRGTFVSPQANA; encoded by the coding sequence GTGATCGAACCGGACGGCCCCGTACCGATCTATCTCCAACTCGCCGACATCCTCGCGGAGCGGATCGAGCGCGGCGAGTGGCAACCGAACCGCGCCATTCCGAGCGAGACTCAGCTTGTCCAAGAATTCGGCATCGCGCGCAATACCGTACGGAAGGCGATTTCCGTCCTCCGCGAGCGCGGCTTGGTCTTTACCGTTCCGCAGCGAGGCACTTTCGTATCACCGCAAGCCAACGCATAA
- a CDS encoding cell division protein FtsK produces MTDRDRDDFDWTAAEAELSGADVVDLESARARRATTDPGSTHVEVALDAEPERGGALVDPPPASGPAGRVPIVPVGWNTWPNIKHSARQATAVGMYRLGFHALRVPWYVLLALFWSLVGVFRLIGRQIKWWWLTEQHGLRQAAADANDPQMWLKLHREVKATRSWRGIVLLAELLVVAIGGPILYAAAPWWALALVVAGVVAFLAHVGRPDDRPIITPATVAGRFRRINPDIILRAYYAAGLGHPDKPHQQIAFGSTMARDRSGTGSQVSIDLPYGKTFDDAVKARGAIASGLDVAISQVFITRDSSSHRRHTLWVADRDPLSVGAGRTPLLRCKPTDIWQPAPFGLDERGNKVCVNLLWTSMLIGAQPRQGKTFAARSLALYAALDPYVKLTVFDGGGKPDWRRFALVADRYAFGLAMTRDGDPAEIVLDGLREIKADVQDRYERLSKLPVDVCPEGKLTREIARDPKYRMPVRMVVLDEFQEYFDLGDVSKEIASLLVYLVKVAPAAGVIFVDATQRPSGVGTGQVAQQFISYRDNHQVRFSLRTGSWQVSDLVLGSGAYSEGYDSSALLPTYKGVGILRGAADATPTVRTYLADQEDAEKILIAARGLREAAGTLTGMAAGEGVARISRDVLADVRSMFEAAERGLQWEDIADRLAGRLPEHYADITAESISAQVRSFGVRSVDVKRAGKALKGAKADDIDAAITRRKAA; encoded by the coding sequence ATGACCGACCGCGATCGAGACGACTTCGACTGGACGGCCGCTGAGGCGGAACTCAGCGGCGCCGACGTGGTGGACCTGGAGTCGGCCCGCGCCCGGCGCGCGACGACCGATCCGGGCAGCACGCACGTGGAGGTGGCGCTCGACGCCGAGCCGGAGCGAGGCGGAGCTCTGGTCGACCCGCCGCCGGCGTCCGGCCCGGCCGGGCGGGTGCCGATCGTGCCGGTCGGGTGGAACACCTGGCCGAACATCAAGCACAGCGCCCGGCAGGCAACCGCGGTCGGCATGTACCGGCTCGGCTTCCATGCGCTGCGGGTGCCCTGGTACGTGCTGCTGGCGCTGTTCTGGTCGCTGGTGGGCGTGTTCCGGCTGATCGGCCGCCAGATCAAATGGTGGTGGCTGACGGAGCAGCACGGGCTACGGCAGGCCGCCGCTGACGCCAACGATCCGCAGATGTGGCTCAAGCTGCATCGTGAGGTCAAGGCCACCCGCTCGTGGCGCGGCATCGTGTTACTCGCCGAGCTGCTGGTCGTCGCCATCGGCGGGCCGATCCTCTACGCCGCCGCGCCGTGGTGGGCGCTGGCCCTGGTCGTCGCCGGTGTGGTGGCGTTCCTGGCGCACGTCGGCCGCCCGGACGACCGGCCGATCATCACTCCGGCGACCGTCGCCGGCCGATTCCGGCGGATCAACCCGGACATCATCCTGCGGGCCTACTACGCGGCCGGTCTGGGGCATCCGGACAAGCCGCATCAGCAGATCGCGTTCGGGTCGACCATGGCCCGGGACCGGTCCGGGACCGGCTCTCAGGTGTCGATCGATCTGCCGTACGGCAAGACGTTCGACGACGCGGTGAAGGCGCGCGGCGCGATCGCGTCCGGCCTGGACGTGGCGATCTCTCAGGTGTTCATCACCCGCGATTCCAGCTCGCACCGCCGGCACACGCTGTGGGTGGCCGACCGGGACCCGCTGTCGGTCGGTGCCGGGCGTACGCCGCTGCTGCGGTGCAAGCCCACGGACATTTGGCAGCCTGCCCCGTTCGGCCTGGACGAGCGCGGCAACAAGGTGTGCGTGAACCTACTGTGGACGTCGATGCTGATCGGCGCACAGCCAAGGCAGGGCAAGACGTTCGCGGCCCGGTCGCTGGCGCTGTACGCGGCGCTGGACCCGTACGTAAAGCTGACCGTCTTCGACGGCGGCGGCAAGCCGGACTGGCGCCGGTTCGCGCTGGTCGCTGACCGGTACGCGTTCGGCCTGGCGATGACCCGCGATGGCGACCCGGCCGAAATCGTCCTGGACGGTCTGCGGGAGATCAAGGCCGACGTCCAGGACCGGTACGAGCGGCTGTCGAAGCTGCCCGTGGACGTCTGTCCGGAAGGCAAGCTCACCCGCGAGATCGCCCGTGACCCGAAGTACCGCATGCCGGTGCGCATGGTCGTGCTGGACGAGTTCCAGGAGTACTTCGACCTGGGCGACGTCTCCAAGGAGATCGCGTCTCTGCTGGTCTACCTGGTCAAGGTCGCCCCGGCGGCCGGGGTCATCTTCGTCGACGCCACGCAGCGCCCGTCCGGCGTCGGCACGGGGCAGGTCGCACAGCAGTTCATCTCCTACCGCGACAACCACCAGGTGCGGTTCTCGCTGCGCACCGGCTCGTGGCAGGTCTCCGACCTGGTGCTCGGCTCCGGCGCCTACTCCGAGGGCTACGACTCGTCCGCGCTGCTGCCGACGTACAAGGGCGTCGGCATCCTGCGCGGCGCGGCCGACGCCACGCCCACGGTCCGCACGTACCTCGCGGATCAGGAGGACGCCGAGAAAATCCTGATCGCCGCGCGCGGGCTGCGGGAGGCGGCCGGGACGCTGACCGGCATGGCCGCCGGAGAGGGCGTCGCGCGGATCTCCCGTGACGTGCTGGCCGACGTCCGGTCGATGTTCGAGGCGGCCGAGCGCGGCTTGCAGTGGGAGGACATCGCCGACCGGCTCGCCGGTCGGCTGCCGGAGCACTACGCGGACATCACCGCCGAGTCGATCTCTGCTCAGGTCCGCTCGTTCGGTGTACGGAGCGTAGACGTCAAGCGCGCCGGTAAGGCACTCAAGGGCGCCAAAGCCGACGACATCGACGCCGCGATCACCCGCCGCAAAGCCGCCTAA
- a CDS encoding DUF3631 domain-containing protein, translating to MNQPKRTVDGAALLDRLHAALTRYVVLPSPEATDAVVLWIAAAHAQPAWAHAPRLVIRAPEKRCGKSRLLDIVEGTTHNPLITVNASTAAVYRSIGSDDPPTLLVDEADTIFGGKQAEANEELRGLLNAGHQRNRPTIRWDNARNKVETIPTFAMAALAGIGHMPDTIEDRAVVIRMRRRAPGETVSPYRHRRDGAALRALAQELTRWLRANLQRLERAEPEMPLEDRAADTWEPLIAVADLAGGDWPDRGRHAAATLTAERDSNTESSDRIRLLADCRAAIGEHGAIPTAVLLDRLKADPDAPWAEYGGTGLTPIKLGALLREYDIRPETIRFAPPVGQAKGYRTVAFLDAWKRYTPEVITNTAGEPYQPYQPSLGSSEAVRLDNVVRLKPYQAPLDEMPPPPDAGTAGTA from the coding sequence ATGAACCAGCCCAAGCGGACCGTGGACGGCGCGGCCCTACTCGACCGGCTACACGCCGCGCTCACCCGCTACGTCGTGCTCCCGTCCCCGGAAGCCACCGACGCGGTGGTGCTGTGGATCGCTGCCGCGCACGCGCAACCGGCGTGGGCGCACGCGCCCCGGCTGGTCATCCGCGCGCCGGAGAAGCGCTGCGGCAAGTCCCGGCTGCTCGACATCGTGGAAGGCACCACGCACAACCCGCTCATCACGGTCAACGCGTCCACGGCCGCCGTGTACCGGTCGATCGGCAGCGACGACCCGCCCACGCTGCTGGTCGACGAGGCCGACACGATCTTTGGCGGCAAGCAGGCAGAGGCGAACGAGGAACTGCGCGGGCTGCTCAACGCCGGGCACCAGCGCAATCGGCCCACGATCCGATGGGACAACGCCCGCAACAAGGTGGAGACCATCCCCACGTTCGCCATGGCCGCGCTGGCGGGCATCGGCCACATGCCCGACACCATCGAGGACCGGGCCGTCGTCATCCGCATGCGCCGCCGTGCCCCCGGCGAGACCGTCAGCCCGTACCGGCACCGCCGGGACGGCGCGGCCCTGCGCGCGCTGGCACAGGAACTCACCAGGTGGCTGCGCGCCAACCTGCAACGGCTGGAGCGCGCCGAGCCGGAAATGCCGTTGGAGGACCGGGCGGCCGACACGTGGGAGCCGCTGATCGCCGTGGCCGATCTCGCCGGGGGTGACTGGCCCGACCGGGGACGGCACGCGGCAGCGACTCTGACCGCTGAGCGGGACAGCAACACCGAATCCTCCGACCGCATCCGGCTGTTGGCCGACTGCCGGGCCGCGATCGGGGAGCACGGCGCGATCCCCACCGCCGTCCTGCTCGACCGGCTCAAAGCCGACCCCGACGCGCCCTGGGCGGAGTACGGCGGAACCGGCCTGACGCCAATCAAGCTCGGCGCGCTGCTGCGGGAGTACGACATCCGGCCCGAGACGATCCGGTTCGCGCCGCCGGTCGGCCAGGCCAAGGGCTACCGCACCGTGGCGTTCCTGGACGCCTGGAAGCGCTACACGCCGGAGGTCATCACCAACACGGCGGGAGAGCCGTACCAGCCGTACCAGCCGTCCCTGGGCAGCTCAGAGGCGGTACGGCTCGACAACGTGGTACGCCTCAAGCCGTACCAGGCACCGCTAGATGAGATGCCCCCGCCCCCGGACGCCGGTACCGCTGGTACGGCCTGA
- a CDS encoding DUF6284 family protein, with protein sequence MRDRLSDIDEPTDAELAAIENEWPLIVAELDLMEAELDVLDAAERGGPFDLDWQRLRRAEARVLREAAALVDRVARPRHAA encoded by the coding sequence GTGAGGGACCGTCTTTCCGACATCGACGAACCGACTGACGCCGAGCTGGCGGCCATCGAGAACGAGTGGCCGCTGATCGTCGCTGAGCTTGACCTGATGGAAGCCGAGCTGGATGTGCTGGACGCCGCTGAGCGCGGCGGCCCGTTCGACTTGGACTGGCAGCGTCTCCGGCGCGCTGAGGCTCGCGTGCTGCGTGAGGCTGCGGCGCTGGTCGACCGCGTGGCCAGGCCGCGCCACGCGGCCTGA
- a CDS encoding DUF488 domain-containing protein, with translation MRVIQRGDLTPRCRRPVPSGRSALNNPLCPGGYCLIALASIPDEHCRELGNPKANRAGFGSTEEEVCAARAVYAGLLCGDTAAHALDELALVATRDLVALLCFESDQSRCHRGVLLRNVGG, from the coding sequence GTGAGGGTTATTCAGCGCGGCGACCTCACGCCGCGTTGCCGCAGGCCGGTGCCGTCGGGGCGCAGCGCGCTGAATAACCCTCTGTGTCCCGGTGGATACTGCTTGATCGCGTTGGCGTCGATCCCAGATGAACATTGCCGCGAGCTGGGCAATCCGAAGGCCAACCGGGCCGGGTTCGGCAGTACCGAGGAAGAGGTCTGCGCGGCACGTGCCGTTTATGCCGGCTTGCTGTGCGGCGATACTGCCGCACACGCTCTCGATGAGTTGGCCCTCGTGGCGACTAGGGACCTGGTCGCACTGTTGTGTTTCGAGTCGGATCAGTCGCGGTGTCACCGCGGCGTCTTGCTACGAAACGTCGGCGGGTAG
- a CDS encoding helix-turn-helix domain-containing protein, whose amino-acid sequence MNPDTTPITLTVDQAARRLGIGRTLMYALVSSGEVESVTIGRLRRVPVRCLDDYLNRLLANPTDMPNAA is encoded by the coding sequence ATGAACCCGGACACCACGCCCATCACGTTGACGGTCGACCAGGCCGCCCGGCGGCTCGGAATTGGCCGAACTCTCATGTACGCGCTCGTTTCGAGCGGCGAGGTTGAATCCGTCACCATCGGTCGGCTTCGTCGCGTTCCCGTTCGCTGTCTTGACGATTACCTGAATCGACTTCTTGCCAACCCGACCGACATGCCGAATGCGGCTTGA
- a CDS encoding GNAT family N-acetyltransferase — translation MSSERLVIRPARLQDLDELVGIYQAAQRWLAEQGSDQWAKNTESKIRSSLTEAIGRMECYVAQNADAIIGMITVDEFADPEFWQAEDAPNSALYVHRMVIDRSASGRNVGGQLLDKAEELAASKGKSRLRLDAWRTNEKLHAYYMKQGFTLVRIVELGHRGSGALFERRVH, via the coding sequence GTGAGCAGCGAGCGGCTCGTCATCCGGCCGGCACGGCTGCAAGACCTGGACGAGCTTGTTGGCATCTACCAGGCCGCGCAGCGATGGTTGGCCGAGCAAGGGTCCGATCAGTGGGCGAAAAACACGGAGTCCAAAATCCGATCCAGCCTTACCGAGGCGATCGGCCGAATGGAGTGTTACGTTGCGCAAAATGCCGACGCTATCATTGGCATGATTACGGTCGACGAATTTGCGGACCCCGAATTCTGGCAAGCGGAGGATGCTCCAAATTCCGCTTTGTACGTCCATCGAATGGTCATCGACCGCAGTGCGTCCGGCCGAAATGTCGGTGGTCAACTGCTCGATAAGGCAGAAGAATTAGCCGCAAGCAAGGGGAAATCTCGACTTAGGCTGGACGCATGGCGTACGAATGAGAAGCTGCACGCCTACTATATGAAGCAAGGCTTCACGCTCGTGCGTATCGTCGAATTGGGCCATAGGGGTTCAGGCGCACTGTTTGAGCGCCGAGTCCACTGA
- a CDS encoding nucleoside 2-deoxyribosyltransferase domain-containing protein: MNRYFEAPHPYQPAPGDPPAVFLAGGITGVERWHDRAAETLLAAGLIVLNPNRADFPIHDPAAGPAQVAWEQRHLHLPGVLTLMWFPASDPAVTTQPIAMFEYGQALGERRRLVVGADPGYPRRADVRILGELNRPGLVVHDTLGSLLTAAIAEATRPVS, translated from the coding sequence GTGAATCGCTACTTCGAAGCCCCGCACCCGTATCAGCCGGCGCCGGGCGACCCACCGGCCGTGTTCCTCGCCGGTGGCATCACCGGCGTCGAGCGGTGGCACGACCGGGCCGCGGAGACGCTCCTCGCCGCCGGACTGATCGTGCTCAACCCGAATCGGGCCGACTTCCCCATCCACGATCCGGCGGCCGGGCCGGCGCAGGTCGCGTGGGAGCAGCGGCACCTGCACCTGCCCGGCGTGCTCACCCTCATGTGGTTCCCGGCGTCCGACCCGGCGGTGACGACGCAGCCGATCGCGATGTTCGAGTACGGGCAGGCGCTCGGCGAACGACGGCGCCTGGTCGTCGGCGCCGACCCGGGCTACCCGCGCCGGGCCGACGTGCGCATACTGGGCGAGCTCAACCGGCCGGGCCTGGTCGTACACGACACGCTCGGCAGCCTGCTGACCGCGGCGATCGCGGAGGCGACCCGGCCGGTCAGCTGA
- a CDS encoding RRQRL motif-containing zinc-binding protein → MSRVRAAFHDPAGTRYGIPTFWWRGAPDGYATRRQLRNRGLCPGGQPVAAQVLWAGVGGIRAAYLYRLDLARPKRTASPAVLAALASAMRARKTCPTCRAVRPYVISRSLGECVPCAYPEVSA, encoded by the coding sequence ATGTCCCGCGTTCGCGCCGCGTTCCACGATCCGGCCGGCACGCGGTACGGCATCCCCACGTTCTGGTGGCGCGGTGCCCCGGACGGCTACGCCACACGGCGGCAGCTCCGCAACCGTGGGCTTTGCCCCGGCGGCCAACCCGTTGCCGCTCAAGTGCTCTGGGCTGGGGTCGGTGGCATTCGTGCCGCCTACCTCTACCGGCTCGATCTGGCCCGGCCGAAGCGCACCGCTTCCCCGGCCGTGCTCGCCGCGCTCGCATCCGCGATGCGCGCTCGCAAGACCTGCCCGACCTGCCGCGCCGTGCGGCCCTACGTCATCTCGCGCTCGCTCGGCGAGTGCGTTCCCTGCGCCTACCCGGAGGTTTCCGCATGA